In Ensifer adhaerens, a genomic segment contains:
- a CDS encoding allantoin racemase, protein MKLLLINPNTTASMTEKIADAAHRVRNAKTEILAVTSSTGPVSIEGYYDEAMALPGLMLEVARGQKAGASAAIIACFDDTGLDAARALAHIPVLGICEAALSATAFIAQRFTIVTTMERSRLPLEGLVHRYGMAGRCNVRAADIPVLSLEDPQSNARDRLRNEIAVALREDRSEAIVLGCAGMADLTMDLRREFGIPIIDGVAAAVKQAESLVALGLSTAKRGAYAAPVHKRYTGLLSEFAPQNLI, encoded by the coding sequence ATGAAACTGCTCCTCATCAATCCCAACACGACAGCTTCGATGACAGAGAAAATCGCCGACGCTGCTCACCGCGTGCGCAATGCTAAAACCGAAATCCTTGCCGTCACCTCCAGCACGGGCCCGGTTTCCATCGAAGGGTATTACGATGAGGCGATGGCCCTGCCGGGATTAATGCTGGAAGTCGCACGGGGCCAGAAGGCCGGCGCCAGTGCGGCCATCATTGCCTGTTTCGATGACACGGGGCTCGATGCCGCACGCGCGCTCGCGCATATTCCGGTTCTTGGAATCTGCGAAGCAGCCCTGTCGGCCACCGCCTTCATTGCCCAGCGCTTCACGATCGTCACCACTATGGAACGGTCGCGTTTGCCCCTGGAGGGACTTGTTCATCGCTACGGCATGGCCGGCCGCTGCAATGTCCGGGCCGCAGACATTCCCGTGCTCTCCCTCGAAGACCCCCAGTCGAATGCGCGCGATCGACTCCGCAACGAGATCGCGGTAGCCTTACGGGAGGACAGGTCCGAAGCGATCGTTCTGGGCTGCGCAGGAATGGCCGATCTGACGATGGATCTGCGCCGGGAATTCGGGATCCCGATCATCGACGGCGTCGCTGCGGCGGTCAAGCAGGCCGAGTCCCTCGTTGCGCTGGGTTTGAGCACCGCCAAGCGGGGCGCCTATGCCGCTCCCGTTCACAAGCGCTATACAGGGTTGCTTTCCGAATTTGCCCCTCAGAATCTAATCTGA
- a CDS encoding putative spermidine/putrescine transport system permease protein: protein MHTEKRPREFYVLAAFFIVFVLFLYGPMSAIFILSFQGPNGGLTFPMNGASLHWFANLFETQAVGDFGGAFQRSFALGVMVMIVTVVVSLLAGLAFRRKFHGATALFYLAVASLVVPSIIISLGIGVLFQQFGLPPAWYTSGFGAHLTWTLPFGVLIMFAIFNRFSPSYEEAARDLGATSWQTFRFVVLPIIMPSLIGVGLFGFTLSYDEFARTLMTAGTYNTLPLEIYGMTTNVTTPVLYALGTMTTLFSFIIIGSALGIIVVMNRRRSKA, encoded by the coding sequence ATGCATACGGAAAAGCGTCCGCGCGAATTCTACGTCCTTGCCGCCTTCTTCATCGTCTTTGTGCTCTTTCTCTACGGACCGATGTCAGCCATCTTCATCCTGTCGTTTCAGGGGCCGAACGGCGGCCTGACCTTCCCGATGAACGGAGCATCGCTGCATTGGTTCGCCAATCTCTTCGAAACCCAGGCAGTCGGCGACTTTGGGGGGGCCTTTCAACGCTCCTTCGCACTCGGCGTCATGGTGATGATCGTCACCGTTGTCGTTTCGCTGCTTGCCGGCCTCGCCTTCCGTCGCAAGTTCCATGGAGCCACCGCTCTCTTCTATCTAGCAGTGGCGAGCCTTGTCGTTCCCTCCATCATCATCAGCCTGGGAATTGGTGTTCTCTTTCAGCAGTTTGGCCTTCCCCCCGCCTGGTACACATCTGGCTTTGGCGCACATCTCACCTGGACGCTGCCTTTCGGCGTGCTGATCATGTTCGCCATATTCAACCGGTTTTCCCCGTCCTACGAAGAGGCTGCACGGGATCTGGGGGCGACATCCTGGCAGACCTTCCGCTTTGTCGTTCTGCCGATCATCATGCCCAGCCTCATCGGTGTCGGGCTCTTCGGCTTCACGCTGTCCTATGACGAATTCGCCCGCACGCTGATGACCGCCGGAACCTACAATACGCTGCCGCTGGAAATCTACGGCATGACGACCAACGTCACGACGCCCGTGCTTTACGCACTCGGCACCATGACGACGCTCTTCTCGTTCATCATCATCGGCAGTGCGCTTGGCATCATTGTTGTCATGAACCGCCGTCGCAGCAAGGCATGA